TTCGCATTCTTCAGGATTTCAGCCAGTTTCTCTGCAGAGGCATCGCCCAGGTCCAGAATCTGCTCTTCGTTTTTGATGTCAGAGACAGATTTCAGCTCAGCGGTTGCGGTTTCAGAGAACTCGGTTGCCACGCGAACGTCAGTTGGAACAGGGATATCACAGGTAGTCAGCAGGCGTTTGGCTTCGTCAACCAGGTCTGCTTCGTACAGGGATTTACCCACGTTGTGGCCCTGAGCGGCAACGAAGGTGTTGGCGATACCGCCACCCACGATCAGCTGGTCAGCGATTTTGGACAGAGAGTCCAGAACGGTCAGTTTGGTAGACACTTTAGAACCACCAACGATAGCAACCATTGGACGAGCTGGTTCTTTCAGGGCTTTGCCCAGTGCTTCCAGTTCGTCAGCCAGCAGCGGACCTGCACAGGCGACGTCAGCGAATTTACCGATACCGTGAGTAGAAGCCTGCGCACGGTGAGCGGTACCGAAAGCATCCATTACGAACACGTCGCACAGGGCAGCGTATTTTTTGGACAGGGTTTCGTCGTCTTTCTTCTCGCCTTTGTTGAAGCGAACGTTTTCCAGAACAACCAGCTCACCTTCAGCAACTTCAACGCCGTCCAGGTAGTCTTTAACCAGACGTACCGGGCTGGACAGTTTGTCTTTCAGGTAATTAACAACCGGCAGCAGAGAGAATTCTTCGTTGTACTCGCCTTCGGTCGGACGACCCAGGTGGGAGGTGACCATCACTTTCGCGCCCTGCTTCAGTGCCAGTTCGATGGTTGGCAGAGATGCACGGATACGCGCGTCGCTGGTCACTTTCCCATCTTTAACCGGTACGTTCAGATCCGCACGGATGAAAACGCGTTTACCTGCCAGATCCAGATCGGTCATCTTAATTACAGACATGGTGAATCCTCTCGTTGATTCTTAAAGTTTTGCAGACGCAATACGCGTCTTACCTGAAACCTTGTGCGGCCATGGCTAACGTGGTGTCGAGCATCCTGTTAGCAAAGCCCCATTCGTTATCACACCAGACCAGCGTTTTGATCAGATGCGCTCCACTCACGCGCGTTTGAGTGCCATCAACAATGGCGCTATGCGGATCGTGGTTAAAATCTACTGAGACCAACGGTAATTCCGTATAGTCAACTATACCATGAAATGCTTGCTGTGCCGCTTTTTGCAGCAACAGGTTGACCTCACAGGCTTTTACCGGTTTTTTCACGGTTACGCTGAGGTCGATCGCCGTCACGTTAATAGTAGGAACACGCACGGCGATGGCTTCAAAACGGTCTTCAAACTGGGGGAAAATTCGGGTAATACCGGCCGCCAGTTTGGTATCCACCGGAATAATGGACTGACTCGCCGCGCGAGTGCGTCGCAGATCCGGGTGGTATGCGTCAATGACCTGCTGATCGTGCATGGCGGAATGAATCGTGGTCACGGTGCCCGATTCAATGCCATAGGCATCGTCCAGCAGTTTGATGACCGGAATAATACAGTTGGTGGTGCAGGAGGCATTGGAGACGATGCGGTGTTCCGCTTGCAGCTCATGATGGTTAACGCCGTAAACCACCGTGGCATCGAGATCGTTACTGCCGGGATGTGAGAAGAGCACTTTCTTCGCGCCAGCCGCCAGATGGGCTTCGCCGTGTTCGCGATTGCCGTAGACGCCGGTACAGTCGAGCACCACATCCACGCCCAGCTCACGCCAGGGTAAGGCGTCGATCGTCTGCTCGTGCAGCACACGAATCACGTCATCACCAACGAACAGCTGCTCTCTCTCCTGACGAACGTCCCAGGCAAAGCGCCCATGGCTGGTGTCATACTTCAATAAATGCGCCATGCCTGCGGCATCCGCCAGTTCATTGATGGCCACCACGGTCATTTCCGCCCGACGCCCGGATTCATATAAAGCACGAACCACGTTGCGTCCGATGCGACCGAAACCATTAATCGCTACGCGTACGGTCATAAGTCTCCTGCAAAGCTTTCCCTGATTCGAGGTGGCTGACAGAGTAATGCAGCAACGCTCTGAGGGGAATCCTCGCCTGTCACAAACTCCAACTGATTGGTCATTTGTCGAACGTTTAATCGACTGAAACGCTTCAGCTAGAATAAGCGAAACATGGAATAAAGGGAATGTCTGTCCAGACCAATAAGCCAGCTATATGACGTGCGTCACATTTAAAGTGCAATTATCACCGGTTTTATTCCATATTCCAGAATCGTGAATAAGCGTAGCAATATCTTTTCGTTGTCGCGGCGTAAATCCTGATTTATATCAGAAAGCATATCCTCCGGTGCCGATATTATGTGCGGCTCGTCCGAGTCTCGGAGACCTGCAAATTATGACCATGCCTCGCACCTCTTCATCAGAAGCCCGCTTTTATGCCCTTCGTCTGCTTCCCGGCCAGGAAGTGTTTTCGCAGCTGCGGGGCTTTGTGCAACAGCAACAGCTACGCGCCGCCTGGATTGCTGGCTGTACCGGTAGCCTGACCGACGTCGCGCTGCGCTATGCCGGACAGGAGGCCACCACCCTGCTCACCGGAACCTGGGAAATTATCTCCCTCAATGGCACGCTTGAGCTGACCGGCGAACATCTGCACCTCAGCGTATCGGACCCACAAGGGGCGATGCTGGGAGGTCATATGATGCCAGGCTGCACCGTGCGCACCACCCTTGAGTTAGTGATCGGTGAGCTGAGGGATCTGGCATTTAGCCGCCAGCCCTGCCCGCTTTCCGGCTATGACGAACTGCATATCTCCCCCCCGTTAATTGACCACTCAACAAGAGGTTTCTCTATGTCGCGTCGCCCGTTTTCCAGCCAGGCTTTGGTCCTGATTGTGATCGCTATTGCCATTAACATGATCGGCGGTCAGCTGATCAGCATGCTTAAGCTGCCCATTTTCCTCGACTCCATCGGCACCTTGATTAGCGCCGTACTGCTCGGCCCGGTCATCGGCATGTTGACCGGTCTGCTGACCAACCTGCTGTGGGGGCTGTTAACCGATCCCATTGCCGCCGCCTTTGCACCAGTGGCTATGGTTATCGGGCTGGTCGCCGGCTGGCTGGCGCGGGCGGGCTGGTTTCGCACCCTGCCGAAAGTGGTCATCAGCGGGATCGTTATTACTCTCGCCGTCACCCTGGTTGCGGTACCGTTACGCACCACCCTCTTTGGCGGCGTCACCGGAGGCGGCGCAGATCTGTTTGTCGCCTGGTTCCAGGCCGTCGGGCAAAACCTGGTGGAGTCGGTCGCCATCACCGTGCTGGGCGCCAATCTGGTTGATAAGGTGCTGACCGCAGTGCTGGTGTGGATCCTGCTGCGCCAGCTGCCCTTACGCACCACGCGCCAGTTCCCGACGATGTCAGCCGTGCGCTAAATGCACCCCTTTACCTCGTTAACCTTGTGGGCGCTGGCGGCCTGCAGCACCTTGCTGCTGCCAGCCCAGACCCTGCTGCCCGTTTACAGCCTGGCCACCTTTCTCTGCCTGCTGGTGCTGAAACCTACCCGCAGGCGGGCAAAGTATGTTGCCTTACTGATGATCCCTCTGGGGACGGGGTTATGGCTGGTGCATGGCGGCATGCTGGTAGAGTGGATCAGCGGTCAGCCTCGCGATCCGCAGCGCTGGGCGCACGCCATCACCCTGTGGCTGCGCATCCTGGCCATTGTCTCGACGTCGCAGCTGTGGATGGCCTATGTTCCGGTTCAGCGCTTTATCCGGGCGCTGTTTGCCTCCCGTCTGCCGCCTGGCGTGGCCTACCTGTTTGCCGGCCCGCTGCTGGTGGTTGAACAGCTTAAACGCCAGCTGACGATAATTCATGAAGCCCAGCGGGCGCGGGGCGTGCCGCTGGATGAGGCCTGGTATCAGCGTCTGACCGCGATCCCAGCTCTGATTGTGCCGCTCACCCACAATGCGCTCAATGATTTAGCCGTACGCGGAGCGGCGCTGGATATGCGCGGCTTTCGCCTGCATCGCACGCGCACCACGCTGTGGGCTCCGCAGGACAGCACCTTGCAGCGCCTGGCGCGCTACGGCATGGTTCTGCTGATGGTGACGGAAACGGGAGTCTGGATATGGTTACGCTAGAGCAGTTTCGTTTTCTCCCCCTCCATGCCACCCATCCGCCTTCATGCCTGGACTTTCACTGTTCCGGGCCGGGAATGGTGGCAATTTTTGGCGATAACGGCAGCGGGAAAAGCACCCTGGCGCAGCTTATGGCGGGCTGGTACCCGGATTTCCTGCCCGGGAAGATCGCAGGCAAAGGTCTTCTGCTGGGAACGCCGGTTGGAGAGCTGTCCCTCGTGGAACGGGCATCCACCATCCAGCTGGTGCAGCAGTCGCCTTATCTGCAGCTTTCCGGCTGTACCTTCAGCGTTGAGGAGGAGGTGGCGTTTGGCCCGGAAAACCTCTGCCTGGATGAAGCGGAAATTTTGCAGCGCATTGACGCGGCACTCACCCTGACCGACTGTCAGCCGCTGCGCCAGCGCCATCCCGGGACGCTCTCCGGCGGTGAGACTCAGCGCATAGCGATCGCCAGCGCGCTCGCCATGCTGCCCCGGCTGTTGATCCTCGATGAAGCTTTTAGCCGCCTGACCGCGCAAGCCACCGACAGGCTGCTGGTTCGGCTGCACCGCTGGGCGCTGGAACAACAGGCTCTGATTGTGCTATTCGAGCGCAACCCTTCCCCTTTTATTCCCCACTGCCAGCAGGCCTGGCAGCTGCGCGACGGAGCATTACACCCCTTATGTTAACCCTCAATCAGGTCAGGTATCGCTGGCCAGGCGCGGCAGATGAGTGCCTGCGCGACATCTCTCTTGCGCTTGGGGAAGGCGAATGGCTGGCACTGACGGGTGATAATGGCGCGGGAAAATCCACGCTGTTGCGCATCATGGCCGGGCTTCTTGCCCCCTCCTCCGGGGAGGTGCTCTTCAAGGATGAACCGATAGCCCACCTGAAAAACCGCCAGCGTGCCCGTCATGTCGGCGTGCTGTTTCAGGAGGCGGAAAACCAGATTTTCCACAGTAAAGTTGCCGAAGAGGTGGCGTTTGGCCTGAAGCTGCAAAAATTACCGGCGGCAGACATTGCGCGCCGTACTCAGGCCGCATTACAGCTGTGCCGGTTAGAGGAGGTTGCCGACGCGCATCCTCTGGATCTGCATACCGCGCAGCGGCGAATGGTGGCCGTCGCCAGTCTGGAGGCGATGGCGCCAGAGGTTCTGCTGTTGGATGAACCCAGCCGGGACTTTGATCCCCACTGGCTGTCGGTATTTGAAAACTGGCTGGAGGTCTGTCGTCAGCGGGGAACCAGCATCGTGGCGATCTGTCATGACCCGGCCTTTACCCGGCGTCATTTCTCGCGCGTGGTTCGTCTGGAGGCAGGTCGGTTATCGCCATAAAAAAGGGCCGCTTACGCGACCCTTTATTTGTTCTGCTTATGTGATTACAGCAGTTCTTTCGCTTTTGCGACCACGTTCTCAACGGTGAAGCCAAACTCTTCGAACAGCTGCTCAGCCGGAGCAGACTCACCGAAGGTGGTCATGCCGACGATTGCGCCGTTCAGGCCCACGTATTTGAACCAGTAGTCAGCGATACCCGCTTCGATAGCAACACGGGCAGAAACGGCTTTCGGCAGCACGGATTCACGGTAAGCCGCGTCCTGCTTGTCGAAGGCGTCGGTAGACGGCATGGAAACCACGCGGGCCTTCACGCCTTCGCCTGCCAGCTGATCCCAGGCCGCAACGGCCAGTTCAACTTCAGAACCGGTGGCGATGAAGATCACCTGCGGCTGACCGTCGCAGTCTTTCAGCACGTAACCACCGCGGGCGATGTTCGCCAGCTGCTCTTCGGTACGATCCTGCTGAGCCAGGTTCTGACGGGAGAGGATCAGTGCGGTCGGGCCGTCCTGACGCTCAACGCCATATTTCCACGCTACCGCGGATTCAACCTGGTCACATGGACGCCATGTGGACATGTTCGGGGTGACACGCAGGGAAGCGACCTGCTCAACCGGCTGGTGAGTCGGGCCATCTTCGCCCAGACCGATGGAGTCGTGGGTGTAAACCATCACCTGACGCTGTTTCATCAGCGCAGCCATACGCACCGCGTTACGGGCATATTCCACGAACATCAGGAAGGTGGAGGTGTACGGCAGGAAACCACCGTGCAGGGAGATACCGTTGGCAATCGCGGTCATACCGAATTCACGTACACCGTAATGGATGTAGTTACCGGCAGCATCTTCGTTGATCGCTTTGGAACCAGACCAGATAGTCAGGTTAGAAGGCGCCAGGTCAGCGGAGCCGCCCAGGAATTCTGGAAGCAGCGGACCGAAAGCTTCGATGGCATTCTGGGACGCTTTACGGCTGGCGATCTTGGACGGGTTAGCCTGCAGCTTAGCGATGAACTCGTTCGCTTTCGCGTCGAAGTCAGACGGCATGTCACCTTTCATACGACGGGTGTATTCAGCCGCTTCCTGTGGGAAGGCTTTAGCGTAGGCAGCAAATTTCTCGTTCCAGGCGGCTTCTTTTGCCTGACCGGCTTCTTTAGCATCCCACTGCGCGTAGATCTCAGATGGGATCTCAAACGCGGCGTGTTTCCAGCCCAGCTGTTCGCGGGTCAGAACGATCTCTGCGTCACCCAGCGGTGCACCGTGAGAGTCGTGGGTACCGGCTTTGTTCGGGGAACCGAAACCGATGATGGTTTTGCACATCAGCAGGGACGGTTTGTCGGTCACAGCGCGTGCTTCTTCTACTGCACGTTTAATCGCTTCCGCATCGTGGCCGTCAACGCCACGCACCACGTGCCAGCCGTAGGCTTCGAAACGTGCTGCGGTATCGTCGGTGAACCAGCCTTCAACGTGGCCGTCGATGGAGATGCCGTTGTCGTCATAGAACGCAACCAGTTTGCCCAGCTTCAGGGTACCGGCCAGGGAGCATACCTCGTGAGAGATACCTTCCATCATGCAGCCGTCGCCGAGGAACGCATAGGTGAAGTGGTCAACAATGTCGTGACCCGGACGGTTGAACTGCGCCGCCAGCGTCTTCTCAGCAATCGCCATGCCCACTGCGTTAGCAATACCCTGACCCAGCGGACCGGTAGTGGTTTCGACACCTGCGGTGTAACCCACTTCCGGGTGTCCCGGGGTTTTGGAGTGCAGCTGACGGAAGTTTTTCAGCTCTTCGATTGGCAGGTCATAGCCGGTGAGGTGCAGCAGGCTGTAGATCAGCATGGAGCCGTGGCCGTTGGACAGCACGAAGCGGTCGCGGTCAGCCCATGCCGGGTTCTGCGGGTTGTGGTTCAGGAAATCACGCCACAGCACTTCGGCAATGTCAGCCATACCCATAGGGGCACCCGGGTGACCGGATTTAGCTTTTTGTACAGCATCCATGCTCAGCGCACGAATAGCATTGGCAAGCTCTTTACGTGAGGACATTTTGACTCCAGATCGGATGTTGAAGGCCATACCCGTTTCGGCTTGACGACAGCGCGTTTTGGGCTACGCCAGAAAAAAGTGCCAACAATGTAACCCAAGCGACAAAGCATGTACATGGACCATTCTTTTGCCGGTTAAGAAATCTCTGGAACAGGCTCGCACGTTGCGCAATCTTCTCGCCCGCCTCCGTTTATATTCTTTATACTTAGCCATACTCCGGCTTCGCTGCCGTGATGTACTTTCAGAATTTATCGTGTTTAACGAGTGCGGAAGCAACCAAATGAAAATGCGTGCGATAGTGCTGGCTCTGGGAACAACGCTCCTGCTGAGCGGGTGTCAGAATATGGACTCTGGCGGGCTGATGAGCTCCGGGGCAGAGGCGTTTCAGGCCTACTCCCTGAGCGATGCTCAGGTTAAAACATTAAGCGATGAGGCCTGTAAGGAGATGGACGGTAAAGCCACCATCGCCCCGGCTGGCAGCACCTACGCTCAGCGTCTGGATAAGATTGCTTCTGCCCTTGGCGACAACATCAATGGCCAGCCGGTGAACTATAAGGTTTACATGGCCAAAGACGTCAACGCCTTCGCCATGGCCAACGGCTGTATCCGCGTCTACAGCGGGCTGATGGATATGATGACCGACAACGAAGTCGAAGCGGTTATCGGGCATGAAATGGGTCACGTTGCCCTCGGCCACGTGAAGAAAGGAATGCAGGTTGCCCTCGGTACCAATGCGGTGCGCGTGGCGGCAGCGTCTGCCGGCGGCATTGTCGGCAGCCTGTCCCAGTCGCAGCTTGGCGATCTCGGTGAAAAACTGGTCAACTCCCAGTTCTCCCAGCGTCAGGAATCTGAGGCCGATGACTACTCTTACGATCTGTTGCGCAAACGCGGCATCAACCCGTCAGGTTTAGCCACCAGCTTCGAAAAACTGGCTCAACAGGAAGCGGGTCGTCAAAGCTCAATGTTTGACGACCACCCTGCCTCTGCAGAGCGTGCGCAACATATTCGCGATCGCATGGCGACAGACGGCATTAAATAACTGCACAGCTGCCCGGTGCGCACCGCGTCACCGGGCAACAACGCGTTATCAGTACAGCGTCTTCTGCGGCGGCCCGGCAAACTTCAGCGCGCCAATCTTCCCCATCCGCACTTCCACCACCGACGGTCCCGGCATCGCCAGCGCTTCCGTCATCACCGCATCAAAATCTTCAGCCCGCTCAACGCTCCACGCCTGCAGACCAATCGCCTGCGCCAGCAGGGTAAAGTCCGGCGTATGCAGCTCGTTATAATACTGACGCCCGCCGAAATACTTATCCTGAATGCCGCGCATCACCCCATAGCCGCCATCGTTCATGATCAGCAGCGTCACGTTGGCTTTCTCCTGCGCCAGCGTCGCCAGTTCGCCAAGGTTCAGGCTCAGGCCGCCGTCCCCCACCAGCCCCACCACTTTACGCTGCGGGTTGGCAATCGCGGTGCCGATGGCCATTGGCAGGCCCATGCCTATCGCCCCGGCCAGAGAGTGGATGTTCATCAGCGGGCCGTTGGCGCGGAACAGGCGGCTGCCCCACAGGCTGCCGGAAACGGTGATATCGCGCACCAGCATGCCATCCTCCGGCAGCGCTTTCTCGATGGCGTCGTTGAGCTTTGCATAGGCGCCGCACTGCTCGCGAAGCCCCTGTTCAGCCTGCTCAACCGCCTGCTGTACCTGCGTATCCCACCGGGCATTGCCCCATTCGCGGCCCTGCGTTTTCGCCGCCAGCGCCGTTAACAGCGCAGAGCAATCGGCAATGAGGGTGTTATCCATCAGATAATTACGGCTCGCCGCCGCCGGGTCGATATCGATCTGCACGCGCGGAGAAGGCAGCTCAAGCGTCCAGGAGCGCGTTTCGTTGCTGCGCAGGCGTGAACCGGCGACCAGCGTAAAGTCACACTGGGCGATAAGCGCTTCAACGGACGGCGAGTTGTGGAACGCCCGCAGACTGGCGCGGTGGCTGTCCGGCAGCACGCCGCGCGCGTGGGTGCTGGAGATAACGGTCAGGCCCGCATCCGCCAGCTGTTTCACGGCATCAACGCATGTCAGCGCACCGCCGCCCAGCCACAGCAGCGGCTGTTTCGCCTGCTTAAGCTGCGCCCAAAGCGCATCAACCACTCCGGCATCTACCGCTGAAACCGATGCCGGTTTCACAGGCGCCGTTACCAGCGACAGCGGAATTTTTGCCCCCTGAATATCAATCGGGATTTCAACAGAGACCGGCCCGCACGGCGGGGTCTGCGCGTCCTGAATGGCTTTATGCAGAATAGCCATTGCCTGGTTGGCATTGCTGATGCGGTACGCCCGCTTTGAACTGGCCTTCAGGAAGGTCAGCTGGTCGCGCGTTTCATGGATAAAGCCGGTATCGGCATCCAGCCAGGCTTTTTCCACCTGACCGGTTAAATGCAGCAGCGGCGTATTCGCATTCATCGCCTCTACCAGCGCGCCTACCGCGTTACCTGCCCCTGCGCCGGTGCTGGTCAGCGCCACGCCGAGACCGGAAAACCGCCCGTGTGCATCGGCCATGGTGACGGACCCCGCCTCGCCGCGTGCGGGCACAAAGCGGATGTTGCCGCGCTGCCCTACCGCATCGGCGATCGGCAGGTTGTGAATAGAGATGACGCCGTAGATGGCCTCAACCTGATACTGCTCCAGCGTTCTGGCGATGGCGTCGCCGACGGTTATCATTTCGCTCATTGCTCACCCTTTCTCAGTCGCACCAGTGGTTGACGCTGTTACCCGTCGCCAGATAAATGCTCTTTTGCTGCATCCAGGCCTTCAGCCCCTGAATGCCCTTTTCGCGGCCCAGACCGCTCTCTTTAAAGCCCCCGAACGGGGTCGAAATGGCAAAGACCTTGTAAGTGTTGATCCACACCGTACCCGCCTCCAGCTGCTCGCTCAGACGCAGGGCGCGCCCGGTATCGCGCGTCCAGATCCCCGCCGCCAGGCCGTAAACCGAGTCGTTCGCCTCGCGGATAAGCTCAGCTTCATCGCGAAACGGCATCGCCACCAGCACCGGGCCGAAGATCTCCTCCTGACAGGCGCGGTCGCTGTTGCTCAGCCCTTCGATAATGGTTGGCTGGAAGAAGCTGCCGTTTGCCAGCGTGGGATCGGCCGGGATCTCCCCGCCGCACAGCACGCGACCGCCTTCACGCTTCGCCAGCTCGACATACTCCATCACGCTCTGGCGGTGCTTCTCGTTAATCAGCGGCCCTACGTGCGTGCCGTCGGTAAACGGATGGCCGACGCGCAGACCCCG
This Leclercia sp. S52 DNA region includes the following protein-coding sequences:
- a CDS encoding ECF transporter S component, whose amino-acid sequence is MSRRPFSSQALVLIVIAIAINMIGGQLISMLKLPIFLDSIGTLISAVLLGPVIGMLTGLLTNLLWGLLTDPIAAAFAPVAMVIGLVAGWLARAGWFRTLPKVVISGIVITLAVTLVAVPLRTTLFGGVTGGGADLFVAWFQAVGQNLVESVAITVLGANLVDKVLTAVLVWILLRQLPLRTTRQFPTMSAVR
- the tkt gene encoding transketolase, translated to MSSRKELANAIRALSMDAVQKAKSGHPGAPMGMADIAEVLWRDFLNHNPQNPAWADRDRFVLSNGHGSMLIYSLLHLTGYDLPIEELKNFRQLHSKTPGHPEVGYTAGVETTTGPLGQGIANAVGMAIAEKTLAAQFNRPGHDIVDHFTYAFLGDGCMMEGISHEVCSLAGTLKLGKLVAFYDDNGISIDGHVEGWFTDDTAARFEAYGWHVVRGVDGHDAEAIKRAVEEARAVTDKPSLLMCKTIIGFGSPNKAGTHDSHGAPLGDAEIVLTREQLGWKHAAFEIPSEIYAQWDAKEAGQAKEAAWNEKFAAYAKAFPQEAAEYTRRMKGDMPSDFDAKANEFIAKLQANPSKIASRKASQNAIEAFGPLLPEFLGGSADLAPSNLTIWSGSKAINEDAAGNYIHYGVREFGMTAIANGISLHGGFLPYTSTFLMFVEYARNAVRMAALMKQRQVMVYTHDSIGLGEDGPTHQPVEQVASLRVTPNMSTWRPCDQVESAVAWKYGVERQDGPTALILSRQNLAQQDRTEEQLANIARGGYVLKDCDGQPQVIFIATGSEVELAVAAWDQLAGEGVKARVVSMPSTDAFDKQDAAYRESVLPKAVSARVAIEAGIADYWFKYVGLNGAIVGMTTFGESAPAEQLFEEFGFTVENVVAKAKELL
- the epd gene encoding erythrose-4-phosphate dehydrogenase, with the translated sequence MTVRVAINGFGRIGRNVVRALYESGRRAEMTVVAINELADAAGMAHLLKYDTSHGRFAWDVRQEREQLFVGDDVIRVLHEQTIDALPWRELGVDVVLDCTGVYGNREHGEAHLAAGAKKVLFSHPGSNDLDATVVYGVNHHELQAEHRIVSNASCTTNCIIPVIKLLDDAYGIESGTVTTIHSAMHDQQVIDAYHPDLRRTRAASQSIIPVDTKLAAGITRIFPQFEDRFEAIAVRVPTINVTAIDLSVTVKKPVKACEVNLLLQKAAQQAFHGIVDYTELPLVSVDFNHDPHSAIVDGTQTRVSGAHLIKTLVWCDNEWGFANRMLDTTLAMAAQGFR
- a CDS encoding ABC transporter ATP-binding protein; the encoded protein is MVTLEQFRFLPLHATHPPSCLDFHCSGPGMVAIFGDNGSGKSTLAQLMAGWYPDFLPGKIAGKGLLLGTPVGELSLVERASTIQLVQQSPYLQLSGCTFSVEEEVAFGPENLCLDEAEILQRIDAALTLTDCQPLRQRHPGTLSGGETQRIAIASALAMLPRLLILDEAFSRLTAQATDRLLVRLHRWALEQQALIVLFERNPSPFIPHCQQAWQLRDGALHPLC
- a CDS encoding energy-coupling factor transporter transmembrane component T, with translation MHPFTSLTLWALAACSTLLLPAQTLLPVYSLATFLCLLVLKPTRRRAKYVALLMIPLGTGLWLVHGGMLVEWISGQPRDPQRWAHAITLWLRILAIVSTSQLWMAYVPVQRFIRALFASRLPPGVAYLFAGPLLVVEQLKRQLTIIHEAQRARGVPLDEAWYQRLTAIPALIVPLTHNALNDLAVRGAALDMRGFRLHRTRTTLWAPQDSTLQRLARYGMVLLMVTETGVWIWLR
- the pgk gene encoding phosphoglycerate kinase yields the protein MSVIKMTDLDLAGKRVFIRADLNVPVKDGKVTSDARIRASLPTIELALKQGAKVMVTSHLGRPTEGEYNEEFSLLPVVNYLKDKLSSPVRLVKDYLDGVEVAEGELVVLENVRFNKGEKKDDETLSKKYAALCDVFVMDAFGTAHRAQASTHGIGKFADVACAGPLLADELEALGKALKEPARPMVAIVGGSKVSTKLTVLDSLSKIADQLIVGGGIANTFVAAQGHNVGKSLYEADLVDEAKRLLTTCDIPVPTDVRVATEFSETATAELKSVSDIKNEEQILDLGDASAEKLAEILKNAKTILWNGPVGVFEFPNFRKGTEIVANAIADSEAFSIAGGGDTLAAIDLFGISDKISYISTGGGAFLEFVEGKVLPAVAMLEERAKK
- a CDS encoding thiamine pyrophosphate-binding protein; its protein translation is MSEMITVGDAIARTLEQYQVEAIYGVISIHNLPIADAVGQRGNIRFVPARGEAGSVTMADAHGRFSGLGVALTSTGAGAGNAVGALVEAMNANTPLLHLTGQVEKAWLDADTGFIHETRDQLTFLKASSKRAYRISNANQAMAILHKAIQDAQTPPCGPVSVEIPIDIQGAKIPLSLVTAPVKPASVSAVDAGVVDALWAQLKQAKQPLLWLGGGALTCVDAVKQLADAGLTVISSTHARGVLPDSHRASLRAFHNSPSVEALIAQCDFTLVAGSRLRSNETRSWTLELPSPRVQIDIDPAAASRNYLMDNTLIADCSALLTALAAKTQGREWGNARWDTQVQQAVEQAEQGLREQCGAYAKLNDAIEKALPEDGMLVRDITVSGSLWGSRLFRANGPLMNIHSLAGAIGMGLPMAIGTAIANPQRKVVGLVGDGGLSLNLGELATLAQEKANVTLLIMNDGGYGVMRGIQDKYFGGRQYYNELHTPDFTLLAQAIGLQAWSVERAEDFDAVMTEALAMPGPSVVEVRMGKIGALKFAGPPQKTLY
- a CDS encoding M48 family metallopeptidase, with protein sequence MKMRAIVLALGTTLLLSGCQNMDSGGLMSSGAEAFQAYSLSDAQVKTLSDEACKEMDGKATIAPAGSTYAQRLDKIASALGDNINGQPVNYKVYMAKDVNAFAMANGCIRVYSGLMDMMTDNEVEAVIGHEMGHVALGHVKKGMQVALGTNAVRVAAASAGGIVGSLSQSQLGDLGEKLVNSQFSQRQESEADDYSYDLLRKRGINPSGLATSFEKLAQQEAGRQSSMFDDHPASAERAQHIRDRMATDGIK
- a CDS encoding ATP-binding cassette domain-containing protein, giving the protein MLTLNQVRYRWPGAADECLRDISLALGEGEWLALTGDNGAGKSTLLRIMAGLLAPSSGEVLFKDEPIAHLKNRQRARHVGVLFQEAENQIFHSKVAEEVAFGLKLQKLPAADIARRTQAALQLCRLEEVADAHPLDLHTAQRRMVAVASLEAMAPEVLLLDEPSRDFDPHWLSVFENWLEVCRQRGTSIVAICHDPAFTRRHFSRVVRLEAGRLSP